From the genome of Leguminivora glycinivorella isolate SPB_JAAS2020 chromosome Z, LegGlyc_1.1, whole genome shotgun sequence, one region includes:
- the LOC125241576 gene encoding LOW QUALITY PROTEIN: phosphatidylserine lipase ABHD16A (The sequence of the model RefSeq protein was modified relative to this genomic sequence to represent the inferred CDS: inserted 2 bases in 1 codon), giving the protein MKLTWQCMFSPRLYKIYKDGGRDTLYQPEGMEKWGDKIISTASTILSIGLYTSPFICFYIYKRGFFSFDETRVLIRYIGGISCLLALSYIMRGIGRASNPKYVEFLKALNTPLTDQNAYLQGIRKYDFEFQYWPATYLLSKQKNSSVWLARHPFAACANPELPAYQRTTIQVLAYVAXHTFALRLIYPGSLGLIQNLLRTALFQGRTQLVEAFNGQRAKLRTCDGNDLDTMFVDNREESPKGKILVICCEGNSGFYEIGIMTTPVKAGFSALGWNHPGFAGSTGLPYPTQEQNAMDAIMRYAINELGFEPKQIVMYGWSIGGYAATWAAVNYPEVKALVLDATFDDLLPLAENQMPSSWSLLVKEVVRSHVDLNIGELLAQYKGPVQLLRRTEDEIICLRPGQLSSNRGNHLLLKLIESRHEMSAEALEAVRKYAALLESQRAALLRQDVDENVKGPLNLISKYMRDYRSSHCTPLPEEHFEAIMESLAARQ; this is encoded by the exons ATGAAACTAACGTGGCAATGCATGTTCTCGCCGCGACTGTACAAGATTTACAAGGATGGGGGCAGAGAT ACCCTGTACCAACCAGAAGGAATGGAGAAATGGGGAGACAAAATCATCTCAACA GCTAGCACCATCCTCAGTATCGGTCTGTATACATCCCCATTCATCTGCTTCTACATCTACAAGCGAGGTTTCTTCTCCTTCGATGAGACCCGCGTGCTGATCCGCTACATCGGCGGCATCAGCTGTCTCCTCGCCCTATCCTACATCATGAGGGGCATCGGAAGGGCTAGCAACCCCAAATATGTGGAGTTCCTGAAGGCACTCAACACACCATTGACGGATCAAAATGCGTACCTGCAAGGGATTAGGAAGTACGACTTTGAATTCCAATACTGGCCCGCTACTTATCTGTTGTCGAAGCAGAAAAACAG TTCAGTATGGCTCGCCCGGCACCCGTTCGCTGCCTGCGCTAACCCGGAGCTGCCAGCGTACCAGCGGACTACCATACAGGTCCTTGCCTACGTGGC ACACACCTTCGCGCTGAGGCTTATATACCCCGGCTCATTGGGGCTCATACAGAATCTGCTGC GAACCGCATTATTCCAAGGGCGCACCCAACTGGTCGAAGCATTCAACGGCCAGCGCGCCAAGCTGCGTACTTGCGACGGGAATGACCTAGACACCATGTTTGTGGACAACCGGGAAGAGTCGCCCAAGGGGAAGATCCTGGTTATCTGCTGCGAGGGGAATTCCGGGTTCTATGAGATTGGTATCATGACGACGCCGGTGAAGGCTGGGTTTTCCGCGCTTGGGTGGAACCATCCGGGATTCGCCGGGAGTACT GGCCTGCCCTACCCGACGCAAGAACAAAACGCCATGGACGCCATAATGCGCTACGCCATAAATGAACTAGGCTTCGAGCCCAAACAGATCGTCATGTACGGGTGGTCTATAGGCGGCTATGCAGCTACGTGGGCCGCTGTCAACTATCCCGAGGTCAAAGCCCTG GTACTCGACGCAACCTTCGACGACCTTCTACCTCTCGCCGAGAACCAAATGCCTTCCTCCTGGTCTCTACTAGTGAAGGAGGTGGTTAGGTCGCACGTGGACCTCAATATAGGGGAGCTGCTGGCTCAGTACAAGGGCCCGGTGCAGCTTCTGCGCCGCACCGAGGACGAAATCATCTGCCTACG GCCGGGTCAGCTCTCCTCGAACCGAGGCAACCACCTCCTGCTGAAACTGATCGAGTCTCGCCACGAGATGTCAGCCGAAGCGCTAGAGGCTGTTCGCAAGTACGCGGCGCTGCTTGAGAGCCAGCGCGCGGCATTGCTGCGACAGGATGTCGATGAGAACGTCAAGGGGCCTCTGAACCTG atcTCAAAGTACATGCGCGACTACCGCTCGAGCCACTGCACGCCGCTTCCCGAGGAGCACTTCGAAGCTATCATGGAGAGTCTGGCCGCTCGTCAGTAG